A window of Phyllobacterium sp. T1293 contains these coding sequences:
- a CDS encoding tetratricopeptide repeat protein, producing the protein MLRFGLSLALMTMISSPALALDNAQLEKTEKSCIEESASSSPEERISNCTIWVDNAPDRLRAKAFYDRGNAYLDAQKLDLAVADYSQAISLKPDFKDAYYSRGYARHDLGDYDHAIEDYDAALKLVPDDVDSLYGKAYAYQKKGDLDAAIAGYTAVIRLKPDYPTVYYNRAIAYNAKGDTENATRDALEYERQKAKNPQ; encoded by the coding sequence ATGCTCCGCTTTGGTCTTTCACTCGCTCTCATGACGATGATCTCCAGCCCTGCACTGGCCCTCGACAACGCCCAGCTGGAGAAAACTGAAAAATCCTGCATCGAAGAATCGGCATCTTCATCACCGGAAGAGCGAATCAGCAATTGTACGATCTGGGTCGACAACGCACCGGATCGTCTGCGCGCCAAGGCTTTTTATGACAGAGGCAATGCCTATCTCGACGCCCAGAAACTCGATCTGGCAGTTGCCGATTATTCCCAAGCCATCAGCCTGAAGCCGGACTTCAAGGACGCCTATTACAGTCGCGGCTATGCCAGACATGATCTGGGTGACTATGATCATGCCATTGAGGACTATGATGCGGCGCTCAAGCTCGTGCCTGATGATGTCGATAGCCTGTATGGCAAAGCCTATGCCTATCAAAAGAAGGGCGATCTTGATGCGGCGATTGCCGGTTACACAGCGGTCATTCGACTGAAGCCGGATTACCCGACTGTGTATTACAACAGAGCTATCGCCTACAACGCCAAGGGCGATACGGAAAATGCAACGCGCGATGCGCTTGAATATGAACGGCAGAAGGCCAAGAACCCACAATAG
- a CDS encoding DUF4150 domain-containing protein translates to MSLHPPREGSRDTSEGIVISKYPDVCRSPVCPIPYTIVAKQSDDANSCTSVRMTGQRAHNQGSIITCCTGDEPGTGLGVKSGTVSSVCHRKEHSNTVRFEGKWATRHGDEWWMNNKNTVGKLVYPKSTESFDPTPPFIETDTSEVKATSQPQVMRDFDIAPEPLIPNAEYAFLDTEKLKPMEEKLPKDVPSKPDEGAKKEPGKPSSGNRFWSGNLLMLQLLLTREAFKGLERQKELYDKGPPLTHPDGTPIDLDAPKRQLMQQLGLKNEQELQDWLKRQQEVIVKEDTPPKPQGRTDGNISVRGRKRRRNCLLRPYKDGCADALPYTTPHHVVADRVFRQPGTNTLYPGGISHADGLTLCVEGGTPIFNGPLANEHGKIHGIYNREEALLGAAGNPIGTAELGALEDKGVAAAAAVTGCDPVAMKKQLRTYHQGRGLSPNTRFRADPTGRLKPDPTNLGTGSTGTGAGGL, encoded by the coding sequence ATGAGTTTGCATCCGCCACGCGAAGGTAGCCGAGACACCTCCGAAGGTATAGTCATCTCAAAATATCCCGATGTTTGCCGTTCGCCGGTCTGTCCCATTCCATATACAATCGTTGCCAAGCAATCAGACGATGCCAATAGCTGCACGTCAGTTCGAATGACAGGACAACGCGCGCACAATCAAGGATCAATCATAACGTGTTGCACCGGTGACGAACCGGGCACCGGCCTTGGAGTCAAATCTGGAACAGTAAGTTCCGTTTGTCACCGCAAAGAGCACTCAAATACGGTCCGCTTTGAAGGAAAGTGGGCAACTAGGCACGGCGACGAATGGTGGATGAACAACAAAAATACAGTTGGTAAACTCGTTTACCCCAAAAGCACTGAAAGCTTTGACCCAACGCCACCATTTATCGAAACCGACACGAGTGAGGTAAAGGCTACTTCTCAGCCGCAGGTTATGCGTGACTTTGATATCGCCCCTGAACCGCTGATCCCGAACGCCGAGTACGCGTTTTTGGATACTGAAAAACTGAAGCCGATGGAAGAAAAACTTCCGAAGGACGTTCCCTCAAAGCCAGATGAAGGGGCAAAGAAAGAGCCTGGCAAACCTAGTTCGGGTAACCGTTTCTGGTCGGGCAACCTGCTGATGCTTCAACTGCTGCTTACCAGAGAAGCATTTAAGGGTCTTGAGCGTCAGAAAGAGCTTTATGACAAGGGGCCTCCGCTCACTCACCCCGATGGAACACCCATCGACCTTGATGCTCCGAAACGACAGTTGATGCAGCAACTTGGTCTCAAGAATGAACAGGAACTCCAAGACTGGCTAAAACGGCAGCAAGAAGTAATAGTCAAGGAAGATACACCGCCAAAACCGCAGGGACGAACGGACGGAAATATTTCGGTGAGAGGCAGAAAACGCCGCCGAAATTGCCTGTTGCGTCCTTATAAGGATGGTTGTGCTGATGCTCTGCCCTATACAACACCCCATCACGTTGTAGCTGATCGAGTTTTCCGGCAACCCGGTACAAATACGCTATATCCCGGCGGAATTTCTCACGCTGATGGTTTGACGCTGTGTGTAGAAGGTGGGACACCGATATTCAACGGTCCCTTGGCTAACGAACATGGGAAAATACATGGTATATATAATCGAGAGGAGGCACTTCTTGGTGCAGCTGGTAATCCAATTGGAACCGCAGAACTAGGAGCTCTTGAAGACAAAGGCGTTGCAGCAGCAGCAGCAGTCACGGGATGTGATCCTGTTGCCATGAAAAAGCAGCTTCGAACATACCATCAAGGCCGAGGTTTATCACCAAATACAAGATTTCGCGCTGATCCGACTGGCCGTCTAAAACCAGATCCTACCAATTTGGGTACGGGTTCAACAGGGACCGGAGCCGGTGGCTTGTAG
- a CDS encoding type VI secretion system Vgr family protein, translating to MEFDFTNAGLIQADRILRISTSLGTDVLLAEKVDIREEVNGLFEIHVDVKSKRTDIKPEELVGTVADISLEIAYGQRRPWNGLITGFREGPPVSRGLRSYRLVIRPQLWLLSQRSDCRIWMNKTTVQIVKILLSEHGIKAAVTGGVISPPAPIHYSVQWNETDLAYLTRRLEFDGLFYWFEHTDGQHTLHVASHPFGYTEGPDTDVRFAAGSTDRNHIAEFTRDYQFTPGRRAGGDWNFEKPQGPQGAVTPSLVSLPKNAEYELFHYPSKAMDQSSNDLALKLRMQAVEADHEKIEGNSTVRTLAAGRKFKPYDVAHPDHAFEPYVITAIIHQIVDHSYETIEDGKLDYSNSFIALPARLPATPHRVTPQPRIDGSQVAIVAGPDREEIHPDEYGRIKVWFPWQRKRAVKDGSDTCWIRVMQSWAGGGFGAQVIPRIGMEVMVTYLEGDPDRPVVTGIVPNPSTKVPYKLPENKTKSVIRSNSHKAAGHNEISLEDEKGEEELFLHAQKNMATRVLNNKVKRIDQHDVESIGGNRNTEIQKNRQEKIHGSLNQSVGGGGSPLMAMLGNIVAVGGKDSINGSAAVNSDMVSQFANSVAAMGAGSELASLAANSAFGSAGEHRTEAGKQQTSKGSTIGNLLSVLMPMSGIVNSVIEKFRSDTIGLARTEQIGLYKNTSVGHTMTINIGEEFIIKCGESKLMMDKKGNVTITGTKFNFAASGHVQINGKIVDIN from the coding sequence ATGGAATTTGACTTTACCAACGCGGGTTTGATTCAAGCTGACCGCATTCTCCGTATCTCGACCTCTCTCGGGACCGATGTTCTGCTTGCCGAGAAGGTTGATATCAGAGAAGAGGTCAATGGCCTTTTCGAAATCCATGTCGACGTTAAATCCAAGCGAACCGATATCAAGCCCGAAGAGCTTGTCGGTACTGTTGCTGATATTTCGCTTGAGATTGCCTATGGCCAGCGGCGGCCATGGAATGGGCTGATCACGGGATTTCGTGAAGGACCACCTGTCTCGCGCGGATTACGCTCTTATCGTCTGGTCATCCGTCCGCAATTGTGGCTGCTGTCACAACGTTCGGACTGCCGTATCTGGATGAACAAGACTACGGTGCAAATCGTCAAGATTCTTTTGAGCGAACATGGCATCAAGGCGGCTGTGACAGGTGGTGTCATCAGTCCACCAGCTCCGATCCATTATTCCGTTCAATGGAATGAAACGGATCTTGCCTATCTCACCCGGCGACTGGAATTCGATGGACTGTTCTATTGGTTCGAACATACGGATGGCCAGCATACACTGCATGTCGCCAGCCATCCCTTTGGTTACACGGAAGGTCCAGATACGGATGTGCGGTTTGCGGCGGGCTCAACGGACAGGAACCACATCGCGGAATTTACCAGGGACTACCAGTTTACTCCGGGGAGACGTGCTGGCGGTGACTGGAACTTTGAAAAACCGCAAGGGCCGCAGGGTGCCGTGACACCATCACTGGTGTCCCTGCCGAAGAATGCCGAATACGAACTATTCCACTATCCGTCAAAGGCGATGGATCAGTCGTCCAATGATCTCGCCCTGAAACTACGCATGCAGGCAGTAGAGGCCGATCACGAAAAGATCGAAGGTAACTCAACTGTCCGGACACTCGCCGCAGGGCGCAAGTTCAAACCCTATGATGTTGCCCATCCCGATCATGCGTTTGAACCATATGTGATTACAGCCATCATCCATCAGATCGTAGATCATTCCTACGAGACGATTGAGGATGGCAAGCTTGATTATTCTAACAGTTTTATTGCGCTTCCCGCGCGGCTTCCTGCAACGCCGCACCGAGTAACACCACAACCACGTATCGACGGATCGCAGGTTGCCATTGTCGCCGGGCCGGACCGTGAAGAAATCCATCCGGATGAATATGGGCGGATCAAGGTGTGGTTTCCATGGCAGCGCAAGCGTGCTGTGAAAGATGGTTCTGACACCTGCTGGATTCGGGTGATGCAATCCTGGGCTGGCGGCGGTTTCGGCGCACAGGTCATTCCGCGCATCGGCATGGAGGTGATGGTCACCTATCTTGAAGGTGATCCTGATAGACCTGTCGTGACGGGTATCGTGCCCAATCCAAGCACGAAGGTGCCCTACAAGCTGCCGGAAAATAAGACAAAGTCGGTAATACGCAGCAACAGTCACAAAGCCGCTGGACACAATGAGATTTCACTTGAGGATGAAAAGGGGGAGGAGGAGCTTTTCCTTCATGCCCAGAAAAACATGGCAACCCGGGTTTTAAACAACAAGGTCAAGCGTATCGATCAGCACGATGTTGAAAGTATCGGTGGTAACCGAAACACTGAAATTCAAAAAAATCGACAAGAAAAGATACACGGCTCTCTAAACCAGAGTGTTGGCGGTGGAGGTTCTCCATTAATGGCGATGCTTGGGAATATCGTTGCGGTAGGTGGCAAAGACTCAATCAATGGCTCTGCAGCCGTCAATAGCGATATGGTTAGCCAGTTTGCAAATTCTGTTGCTGCAATGGGAGCAGGATCAGAATTGGCATCATTAGCTGCCAACAGCGCGTTCGGGTCCGCAGGCGAACACAGAACTGAAGCAGGCAAGCAACAAACGAGTAAGGGCTCCACAATCGGAAATCTACTTTCGGTGCTTATGCCAATGTCAGGCATTGTCAACTCTGTGATTGAAAAGTTCAGGTCGGACACGATCGGGCTTGCTCGAACCGAGCAGATTGGACTTTATAAAAACACCTCCGTAGGCCACACGATGACGATCAATATCGGTGAAGAGTTTATTATCAAGTGTGGCGAGTCCAAATTGATGATGGATAAGAAGGGGAATGTCACTATCACTGGAACTAAATTCAATTTTGCCGCCAGCGGACATGTGCAGATCAACGGCAAGATTGTAGATATCAACTGA
- a CDS encoding DUF2169 family type VI secretion system accessory protein, whose product MLGENKTPFAAIGFEQAHVNGNDMGVIAVRGRYRVERDGSLELLSAQEIVLVDTYAGIPQSTPLVQAADLIPFKPATDVTVLATSYPPNAIAQDVTWLAGVRIEEYKYAVRVFGQRYWERQGKDLRPGSPQLAKPTPIDYRFTWSDLHLEEMPSDPAPYNPVGVRLPNDDIDAVLNAPMALIQAWNDESFNAKNAINTPAGFAPIAPFWRDRQQYAGTYNDDWQNNRHPLLPVDFDYRFYQCAPPQLIMGGFLVGDEEIELFRLHAELESIVFRLPRIQPYAKFQWTDERVVPMRLNLDGVHIDARGTDILVDVTWRGWLPICPSFFRIDLFVAPLGDLVCYEMPFSGIDGLEDVHAVDKVVA is encoded by the coding sequence ATGCTCGGCGAGAACAAAACCCCATTTGCAGCTATTGGGTTCGAACAGGCTCACGTCAACGGCAATGATATGGGCGTGATCGCCGTCAGAGGACGTTATCGGGTTGAGCGAGATGGATCGTTAGAACTTCTATCTGCGCAAGAGATTGTTCTCGTTGACACTTATGCAGGCATTCCGCAATCCACACCGTTAGTTCAAGCAGCTGATCTCATTCCATTTAAGCCCGCAACTGATGTTACCGTTCTTGCAACGAGCTACCCGCCCAACGCAATCGCGCAGGATGTAACTTGGTTAGCAGGTGTCCGCATTGAAGAGTATAAATATGCTGTACGTGTCTTTGGTCAGCGCTATTGGGAAAGGCAAGGCAAAGACCTGAGGCCTGGAAGTCCTCAATTAGCGAAACCAACCCCGATTGATTATCGTTTTACTTGGAGTGATCTACACCTCGAGGAAATGCCGAGCGATCCCGCTCCCTACAATCCAGTCGGCGTAAGACTGCCCAATGATGATATTGATGCCGTGCTCAACGCTCCGATGGCGTTAATTCAGGCGTGGAATGATGAATCGTTCAATGCCAAGAATGCAATTAATACTCCCGCGGGATTCGCTCCTATAGCCCCATTTTGGAGAGATCGGCAGCAGTATGCCGGCACTTACAATGATGACTGGCAAAATAACCGTCACCCCCTGTTGCCGGTCGATTTCGACTACCGCTTTTATCAGTGTGCGCCACCGCAATTGATCATGGGTGGATTTCTCGTAGGTGACGAGGAAATTGAGTTGTTCAGGCTTCATGCCGAACTAGAGAGCATCGTTTTCCGACTGCCACGAATACAACCATATGCAAAATTCCAATGGACCGATGAACGTGTTGTCCCAATGCGCCTTAATCTTGATGGTGTTCACATTGATGCAAGAGGCACAGACATTCTTGTAGATGTCACTTGGCGCGGCTGGTTGCCAATTTGTCCATCATTTTTCAGGATTGATCTGTTTGTCGCTCCGTTAGGTGATCTTGTCTGCTACGAAATGCCTTTTTCGGGTATCGACGGACTGGAAGATGTCCATGCGGTAGATAAGGTCGTGGCATGA
- a CDS encoding vitamin B12-dependent ribonucleotide reductase, with the protein MRIERRFTKENQSAYAEIDFRVATSEIKNPDGSVVFRLENIDVPAQFSQVAADILAQKYFRKAGVPAKLKKVEENSIPSWLWRSVADEEALAALPADERYGSEMDARQVFDRLAGTWTYWGWKGKYFDSEKDALAFRDELAYMLATQRVAPNSPQWFNTGLHWAYGIDGPGQGHYYVDPDTGKLTKSKSSYEHPQPHACFIQSVADDLVNEGGIMDLWVREARLFKYGSGTGSNFSFLRGEGEKLSGGGRSSGLMSFLKIGDRAAGAIKSGGTTRRAAKMVVVDVDHPDIEEYIDWKVKEEQKVAALVTGSKIVKQHLAAIMKACVNCEADNGDCYEPAKNPALKREIKAAKKNQVPENYIYRVIQFAKQGYTDIDFKTYDTDWDSEAYLTVAGQNSNNSVSLKDEFLRAVENDGDWSLTARKDGRVMKTLKARDLWEKIGYAAWASADPGLHFNTTMNDWHTCPAAGPIRASNPCSEYMFLDDTACNLASINLLTYRGKDGKFDITGYEHTARLWTIVLEISVMMAQFPSKEIAKLSYEYRTLGLGYANIGGLLMTSGIPYDSAEGRAIGGALTAVMTGISYATSAEMAKELGAFSGYAPNAANMLRVIRNHRRAAHGETQGYEGLAVNPVALIASDCPDQDLITHARTAWDKALELGEKHGYRNAQATVIAPTGTIGLVMDCDTTGIEPDFALVKFKKLAGGGYFKIINRAVPEALRTLGYSESQIAEIEAYAVGHGNLNQAPAINPGSLKAKGFTDEIIATLNTALKSAFDIKFAVNKWTVGEDFAKNVLGFTDEQLNDFSFEMLPALGFSKKEIEAANIHICGAMTLEGAPFLKEEHYPVFDCANPCGKIGKRYLSVDSHIRMMAAAQPFISGAISKTINMANEATVDDCKSAYMLSWKLALKANALYRDGSKLSQPLNSSLLADADDDEDDAIEALIEAPAAARAVQVTEKIVERIVEKYIHDREKLPNRRKGYTQKAVVGGHKVYLRTGEFDDGRLGEIFIDMHKEGAAFRAMMNNFAIAISLGLQYGVPLEEYVEAFTFTKFEPAGMVQGNDAIKNATSILDYVFRELAVSYLDRHDLAHVDQSDFSNTSLGRGISEGKTEPVSKGLTRGAILKMVSPGAPDPKGFGASSAPKAMASNVTALATRSSIAVATKPVIAQAQEEASGFKREYEERARDQTEEDTSAASALFDDQNAESTAEEAKAEAKKVMSDRRIKSMMQGYTGDSCSECSNFTMVRNGTCLKCDTCGSTSGCS; encoded by the coding sequence ATGCGGATCGAACGGCGTTTTACCAAAGAGAATCAATCAGCCTATGCGGAGATCGATTTCCGCGTAGCGACGAGCGAGATCAAAAATCCTGACGGCTCTGTTGTATTCCGTCTGGAGAACATTGATGTGCCGGCCCAGTTCAGTCAGGTGGCCGCCGACATTCTCGCGCAGAAATATTTCCGTAAGGCGGGCGTACCGGCCAAGCTGAAGAAGGTTGAGGAAAATTCCATCCCTTCATGGCTGTGGCGTTCGGTTGCCGATGAAGAAGCCTTGGCAGCGCTACCAGCCGATGAGCGTTATGGCTCGGAAATGGATGCGCGCCAGGTTTTTGATCGTCTTGCCGGGACCTGGACCTACTGGGGCTGGAAAGGCAAATATTTCGATTCGGAAAAAGACGCCCTCGCCTTCCGCGACGAGCTTGCCTATATGCTCGCCACCCAGCGCGTCGCGCCCAATTCCCCGCAATGGTTCAACACCGGCCTGCATTGGGCTTATGGCATCGACGGCCCCGGTCAGGGCCATTATTACGTCGACCCTGATACCGGCAAACTGACGAAGTCAAAATCATCCTACGAGCATCCCCAGCCGCATGCCTGCTTCATCCAGTCCGTCGCTGACGATCTGGTCAATGAAGGCGGCATCATGGACCTGTGGGTGCGTGAAGCCCGCCTGTTCAAATATGGCTCCGGCACTGGCTCCAACTTCTCGTTCCTGCGTGGCGAAGGCGAAAAGCTTTCCGGCGGCGGACGTTCCTCCGGTCTGATGTCCTTCCTGAAAATCGGCGATCGTGCAGCCGGTGCCATCAAGTCAGGCGGCACCACGCGCCGCGCCGCCAAGATGGTGGTTGTTGATGTCGACCATCCGGATATCGAAGAATATATCGACTGGAAGGTGAAGGAAGAGCAGAAGGTTGCCGCTCTCGTTACCGGTTCCAAGATCGTCAAGCAGCATCTGGCTGCCATCATGAAGGCTTGCGTCAACTGCGAAGCCGATAATGGCGATTGCTATGAGCCAGCCAAGAACCCGGCGCTCAAGCGCGAGATCAAGGCTGCCAAGAAGAACCAGGTTCCGGAAAACTACATTTACCGCGTTATCCAGTTCGCCAAGCAGGGCTACACGGATATCGACTTCAAGACCTATGACACCGACTGGGATTCCGAAGCCTATCTCACAGTAGCAGGTCAGAACTCCAACAATTCGGTCTCGCTGAAGGACGAATTCCTGCGCGCCGTGGAAAATGATGGCGACTGGAGCCTCACCGCCCGCAAGGACGGCAGGGTCATGAAGACTTTGAAAGCCCGCGACCTCTGGGAAAAGATCGGCTATGCCGCATGGGCATCGGCTGATCCGGGCCTCCACTTCAACACAACGATGAATGATTGGCACACCTGCCCCGCAGCTGGCCCGATCCGCGCGTCCAATCCGTGCTCGGAATATATGTTCCTTGATGACACGGCCTGTAACCTCGCATCGATCAACCTGCTGACCTACCGTGGCAAGGACGGCAAGTTCGACATCACAGGTTACGAACACACGGCACGCCTATGGACCATCGTTCTCGAAATCTCCGTGATGATGGCGCAGTTCCCTTCGAAGGAAATTGCAAAACTCTCCTACGAATACCGCACACTCGGCTTGGGCTATGCCAATATCGGCGGTTTGCTGATGACATCAGGCATTCCCTATGACAGTGCTGAAGGCCGCGCCATTGGCGGTGCCCTCACCGCCGTTATGACCGGCATTTCCTATGCAACCTCGGCTGAAATGGCCAAGGAACTGGGTGCTTTCTCCGGTTATGCCCCGAATGCTGCCAATATGTTGCGCGTCATTCGCAACCATCGCCGTGCTGCCCATGGCGAAACACAGGGTTATGAAGGCCTCGCCGTTAACCCGGTTGCGCTGATTGCTTCCGATTGCCCGGACCAGGACCTGATCACCCATGCCCGCACAGCTTGGGACAAGGCTCTGGAACTCGGCGAAAAGCACGGCTACCGCAATGCGCAGGCCACTGTTATTGCACCGACAGGCACAATCGGCCTTGTCATGGATTGCGATACCACAGGCATCGAGCCTGATTTTGCTCTGGTCAAGTTCAAGAAGCTTGCCGGTGGCGGTTACTTCAAGATCATCAACCGTGCTGTTCCGGAAGCCCTGCGTACACTCGGCTATTCGGAAAGCCAGATCGCCGAAATCGAGGCCTATGCTGTCGGTCACGGCAATCTCAATCAGGCACCTGCGATCAACCCCGGCTCGTTGAAAGCCAAGGGCTTTACCGATGAGATCATCGCAACGCTCAACACGGCACTGAAGTCAGCCTTCGACATCAAGTTTGCGGTCAACAAATGGACCGTTGGTGAAGACTTCGCCAAGAACGTCCTCGGCTTCACCGATGAACAGCTCAACGATTTCTCCTTCGAAATGCTGCCGGCTCTCGGCTTCTCCAAGAAGGAAATCGAAGCCGCCAACATCCACATTTGCGGTGCGATGACGCTGGAAGGCGCGCCTTTCCTGAAAGAAGAGCATTATCCGGTGTTCGATTGCGCCAATCCGTGCGGCAAGATCGGCAAGCGCTATCTCTCGGTTGACAGTCACATCCGCATGATGGCCGCTGCCCAGCCCTTCATTTCAGGGGCGATCTCCAAGACGATCAACATGGCCAATGAAGCGACGGTAGACGACTGTAAGTCCGCCTATATGCTCTCATGGAAGTTGGCATTGAAGGCCAATGCCCTTTACCGCGATGGTTCAAAACTGTCACAGCCGCTGAACTCCTCTTTGCTCGCCGATGCGGACGATGATGAGGATGATGCAATCGAGGCGCTGATTGAGGCTCCGGCCGCTGCCCGTGCGGTTCAGGTCACTGAAAAGATCGTCGAGCGCATCGTCGAGAAGTACATTCATGACCGCGAGAAACTGCCGAACCGCCGCAAGGGTTACACCCAGAAGGCAGTCGTCGGTGGCCACAAGGTCTATCTGCGCACCGGTGAATTTGATGATGGACGTCTCGGTGAAATCTTCATCGATATGCACAAGGAAGGTGCTGCTTTCCGTGCGATGATGAACAACTTTGCCATCGCCATCTCGCTTGGCCTGCAATATGGCGTGCCGCTGGAAGAATATGTGGAGGCGTTCACCTTCACCAAGTTCGAACCAGCAGGCATGGTTCAGGGCAATGATGCGATCAAGAACGCCACGTCGATCCTCGACTATGTGTTCCGCGAACTGGCTGTCTCCTATCTCGACCGCCATGATCTTGCCCATGTCGATCAGTCCGACTTCTCCAATACCTCGCTTGGCCGTGGTATTTCCGAGGGTAAGACTGAACCGGTTTCCAAGGGTCTTACCCGCGGCGCTATCCTCAAAATGGTCAGCCCTGGCGCACCCGATCCCAAGGGATTTGGCGCATCATCAGCACCGAAAGCCATGGCTTCCAATGTAACGGCTCTTGCAACCCGCTCTTCCATTGCCGTTGCCACCAAACCTGTTATTGCCCAGGCGCAGGAAGAAGCCTCCGGCTTCAAGCGTGAATATGAGGAACGCGCCAGGGATCAGACGGAAGAAGATACATCTGCTGCCTCGGCCCTGTTCGATGATCAGAATGCGGAATCGACTGCAGAGGAGGCCAAAGCTGAAGCCAAGAAGGTCATGTCAGACCGCCGCATCAAATCGATGATGCAGGGTTACACGGGTGACAGCTGTTCCGAATGCTCAAACTTCACCATGGTGCGCAACGGCACCTGCTTGAAGTGCGACACATGCGGCAGCACGAGCGGTTGCAGCTGA
- a CDS encoding carbon-nitrogen hydrolase family protein, with product MKTVRVAAAQTIEYLEDIESALTCIADVSRHAETEGARLLLFPEAFLQGYLTEESSARRIALDFSSEQFKQVLDRFPKTGPTIVIGIIEASSGELFNSAAVIDRGTLVGYYRKTHLLQGEKAFSAGKDMPIFAVGGVSFGINICYDTNFPMAARRIADLGATLIVCPANNMMPRERAETYRDQHNIARGDRCLETGLWLISADVTGEREGCVSWGPTAILNPDGEVVWQLPLDKPGLLIADIPYT from the coding sequence ATGAAAACCGTTAGGGTAGCGGCGGCCCAGACCATCGAGTACCTCGAGGACATCGAAAGCGCATTAACCTGTATCGCCGATGTTTCACGGCATGCTGAAACCGAAGGTGCAAGGTTACTCCTATTCCCTGAAGCCTTCCTCCAAGGCTATCTAACCGAGGAGTCTTCGGCGCGGCGAATTGCGTTGGATTTTTCCTCCGAGCAGTTCAAACAGGTTCTCGATCGGTTTCCCAAAACTGGACCGACAATTGTGATTGGAATAATTGAGGCATCCAGTGGGGAATTATTCAACAGCGCCGCAGTGATAGACCGTGGGACCCTCGTTGGGTATTACCGCAAAACCCATCTTCTGCAGGGAGAAAAGGCCTTCTCCGCAGGAAAGGATATGCCAATCTTTGCCGTGGGTGGCGTGAGCTTTGGCATCAACATCTGTTATGACACCAACTTTCCGATGGCTGCCAGACGGATTGCCGATCTTGGCGCAACGCTTATTGTCTGTCCTGCCAATAATATGATGCCGAGAGAACGGGCCGAAACCTATCGGGATCAACACAATATTGCGCGAGGGGATCGATGTCTTGAGACGGGTCTCTGGCTCATATCGGCAGATGTAACTGGCGAACGCGAAGGGTGCGTCTCTTGGGGACCAACTGCTATCTTGAATCCGGATGGCGAAGTCGTGTGGCAACTGCCGTTAGATAAACCGGGGCTGTTAATAGCCGATATTCCTTACACCTGA
- a CDS encoding NUDIX hydrolase, translated as MDGALNFNYANEIVMEKRIEMPDGRIRQVAALVYRVKKHQTEILLITSRGTGRWVLPKGWPQVGKTFAHSARAEAYEEAGARGDIAPFSIGAYRYEKHDMSEGECGDFIVDVFPMHYSHQEKNWPERGERRLEWVSVEECVSRVEEPELKALIASFDPALITKR; from the coding sequence ATGGACGGAGCATTGAACTTTAATTACGCCAACGAGATTGTGATGGAAAAACGGATTGAAATGCCCGACGGCAGAATCCGCCAGGTCGCTGCACTCGTTTACCGGGTCAAAAAACACCAGACAGAGATTCTTCTGATCACCAGTCGTGGCACTGGACGATGGGTGTTGCCTAAGGGCTGGCCGCAGGTTGGCAAAACCTTTGCTCATTCCGCACGCGCCGAAGCTTATGAAGAGGCCGGCGCGCGCGGCGACATAGCGCCGTTTTCCATCGGCGCCTACCGCTATGAAAAACACGATATGTCCGAGGGCGAATGCGGCGACTTCATCGTCGATGTTTTCCCCATGCATTATTCCCACCAGGAGAAGAACTGGCCGGAACGCGGCGAACGCCGCCTCGAATGGGTAAGTGTTGAAGAATGTGTCAGCCGGGTTGAAGAACCGGAACTAAAGGCCCTCATTGCGAGTTTTGATCCGGCGCTCATCACCAAGCGCTGA